The following are encoded together in the Deinococcus humi genome:
- a CDS encoding NAD-dependent malic enzyme: protein MTRNTQPLTDHYDVRRDSDGHRYLHPLVTGFNLTRIPLLNKGTAFTEDERQKLNLDGLLAPQVDTLDVLAERLYADYLKVKEPLERHVFLRNLQDRNEVLFYALLAAHVEEMLPIVYTPTVGLAVQKFSQIYRYARGLTLSTSNIERAGQALANVPLNDVRIIVATDSSAILGIGDQGFGGMAISIGKLSLYTVAGGVGPDKTLPVELDVGTGRADLREDPSYLGVKHERLKGEEYLRFVDRFVEATLERFPKAIIQWEDFSKDTAFMVLDRYRKVVPSFNDDIQGTGAVVLAGVLNACRLKGETLAEQRVVISGAGAGGAGVAAAIREGMRREGLSPEQIAERVFVLDSRGLLTDDRPMEDYKKSLATPQALTQDWAGTSLLDVIREAKATVLLGLSGVPSTFDEEVVKAAMANTPRPLVFPLSNPTANCEALPEDVLRWSDGAALVATGSPFDPVTLNGETYPIGQGNNAFIFPGLGFGAILARVREITDEMVTESAYALAAYTQRHHPGRTFPPVSELGAASLEVAVAVIKQALKDGVATEFSIRGLNDDGLLELVRRKFWQPTYLPFKVE from the coding sequence ATGACCCGGAACACCCAGCCCCTGACCGATCACTACGACGTGCGGCGCGACTCGGACGGCCACCGCTACCTGCACCCGCTGGTGACCGGCTTCAACCTGACCCGTATTCCGCTGCTGAACAAGGGCACCGCCTTCACGGAGGACGAGCGCCAGAAGCTCAATCTGGACGGCCTGCTGGCCCCGCAGGTGGACACGCTGGACGTGCTGGCCGAGCGCCTGTATGCCGACTACCTCAAGGTCAAGGAGCCGCTGGAGCGCCACGTCTTCCTCCGCAACCTGCAAGACCGCAACGAGGTGCTGTTCTACGCACTGCTGGCCGCGCACGTCGAGGAAATGCTGCCCATCGTCTACACCCCCACGGTGGGGCTGGCGGTACAGAAATTCAGCCAGATCTACCGCTACGCGCGCGGCCTGACCCTCAGCACCAGCAACATCGAGCGGGCCGGGCAGGCCCTGGCGAACGTGCCGCTCAACGACGTGCGGATCATCGTGGCCACCGACAGCAGTGCGATCCTGGGCATCGGGGATCAGGGCTTCGGCGGCATGGCGATCTCGATCGGCAAACTGTCGCTGTATACCGTTGCGGGCGGCGTCGGTCCCGACAAGACGCTGCCCGTCGAACTGGACGTGGGCACGGGCCGCGCCGATCTGCGTGAAGATCCCTCCTACCTGGGCGTCAAGCATGAGCGCCTCAAAGGAGAGGAGTACCTGCGCTTCGTGGACCGTTTCGTGGAGGCCACGCTGGAGCGTTTCCCCAAGGCGATCATCCAGTGGGAGGATTTCTCCAAGGACACGGCGTTCATGGTGCTGGACCGTTACCGCAAGGTGGTCCCCAGCTTCAACGACGACATTCAGGGGACGGGCGCAGTGGTGCTGGCGGGCGTGCTGAATGCCTGCCGTCTCAAGGGCGAGACCCTGGCCGAGCAGCGCGTCGTGATCAGCGGCGCCGGTGCGGGCGGGGCCGGCGTCGCCGCCGCCATCCGCGAGGGCATGCGCCGCGAGGGCCTGAGCCCCGAGCAGATCGCAGAGCGCGTCTTCGTGCTGGACTCCCGGGGCCTGCTGACCGATGACCGCCCCATGGAAGACTACAAGAAGTCCCTGGCAACGCCCCAGGCCCTCACCCAGGATTGGGCCGGAACCTCGCTGCTGGACGTGATCCGTGAGGCCAAGGCCACCGTGCTGCTGGGCCTGTCCGGCGTGCCGAGCACCTTTGACGAGGAGGTCGTGAAGGCGGCGATGGCCAACACCCCGCGCCCGCTGGTGTTCCCGCTGTCCAATCCCACCGCCAACTGCGAGGCGCTGCCTGAAGACGTGCTGCGCTGGAGCGATGGCGCAGCCTTGGTGGCCACCGGTAGCCCGTTTGATCCGGTGACGTTGAACGGCGAAACCTACCCCATCGGGCAGGGCAACAATGCCTTTATCTTCCCCGGCCTGGGCTTCGGCGCAATCCTGGCGCGCGTCCGCGAGATCACCGACGAGATGGTGACCGAATCCGCCTACGCGCTGGCCGCCTACACCCAGCGTCACCACCCGGGCCGCACCTTCCCGCCCGTCTCCGAGCTGGGAGCCGCCAGCCTGGAGGTCGCCGTGGCCGTGATCAAGCAGGCCCTGAAGGACGGCGTCGCCACCGAATTCAGCATTCGTGGCCTGAATGACGACGGATTGCTGGAACTGGTGCGCCGCAAGTTCTGGCAGCCCACCTACCTACCCTTCAAGGTGGAATAA
- the allE gene encoding (S)-ureidoglycine aminohydrolase, producing MKHLGATRSALENAHAVITPETFVRTALAEWPGSAVVLHIAPVIGTRARFVQFTAQMPAGATARESAHGYQRFAFVLSGEVEAQIEGTGDGEKRTLTDYDYVYLPAGVAHTLTARSDARVAVFEKPYEAVEGVVPPGVYWGNERENPGYAFEGDDHLIARKLLPDEVPFDFMVSTMSFAPGATLPYTEVHYMEHGLLMLEGEGLYKLQQTYYPVTTGDVIWMGAHCPQWYGALGRDWSKYLLYKDMNRHPLAMLGCGL from the coding sequence ATGAAACATCTCGGAGCCACGCGCAGCGCGCTGGAAAATGCCCACGCGGTCATCACCCCCGAAACCTTCGTCCGCACCGCACTGGCCGAGTGGCCGGGCAGCGCGGTCGTGCTGCACATCGCGCCCGTGATCGGCACCCGCGCCCGCTTCGTGCAGTTCACGGCCCAGATGCCTGCCGGAGCAACGGCGAGGGAGTCCGCGCACGGCTATCAACGCTTCGCCTTTGTCCTGAGCGGTGAGGTAGAGGCCCAGATTGAAGGTACCGGGGACGGCGAAAAGCGCACGCTGACAGACTACGATTACGTCTACCTCCCGGCGGGCGTGGCCCATACCCTGACCGCCAGATCGGACGCCCGCGTGGCCGTGTTCGAGAAGCCCTACGAGGCGGTGGAGGGTGTTGTGCCTCCCGGCGTGTACTGGGGCAACGAGCGCGAGAACCCCGGCTACGCGTTCGAGGGCGATGACCACCTGATCGCCCGCAAGCTGCTGCCCGACGAGGTGCCCTTCGACTTCATGGTCAGCACCATGAGCTTCGCGCCGGGGGCCACCCTGCCGTACACGGAAGTGCATTACATGGAACACGGCCTTTTAATGTTGGAAGGCGAGGGGCTGTACAAGCTCCAGCAGACGTATTACCCGGTGACGACCGGCGACGTGATCTGGATGGGCGCGCACTGTCCGCAGTGGTACGGCGCGCTGGGCCGCGACTGGAGCAAGTACCTGCTGTACAAGGACATGAACCGCCACCCGCTGGCGATGCTCGGCTGCGGCCTCTGA